From the Priestia koreensis genome, one window contains:
- a CDS encoding DUF441 domain-containing protein has translation MFSQSVLFLVILFVIGLVAKNQSLLLAVGFLLVIKLVHLDTKVFPYLQSKGINLGVTVITIAVLVPIATGDIGFKQLGEALKSSYAWIALAAGIAVAIIAKYGLKLLATDPHITTALVIGTILAVSLFKGVAVGPLIGAGIAYLVMKVVEVFH, from the coding sequence ATGTTTTCACAGTCTGTGTTATTTTTAGTCATTTTATTTGTCATCGGATTGGTTGCCAAAAATCAATCTCTCTTACTCGCAGTAGGATTCTTATTAGTTATTAAGTTAGTTCATTTAGATACGAAGGTTTTCCCTTATTTGCAATCGAAAGGAATTAATTTAGGCGTAACGGTGATTACCATTGCGGTGCTTGTTCCAATTGCGACGGGAGACATTGGCTTTAAGCAATTGGGGGAGGCGCTGAAATCTTCCTACGCATGGATCGCTTTGGCAGCAGGAATTGCGGTCGCTATTATTGCAAAGTACGGTTTAAAGCTTCTAGCAACAGATCCTCATATCACGACAGCACTAGTAATTGGGACTATTTTAGCAGTCTCCCTATTCAAAGGGGTAGCAGTAGGTCCGTTAATCGGTGCAGGAATTGCATATTTAGTCATGAAAGTAGTCGAAGTATTTCACTAA